Proteins encoded within one genomic window of Dyadobacter chenhuakuii:
- a CDS encoding DegT/DnrJ/EryC1/StrS family aminotransferase gives MSEKLAIHGGSKAVDKEFPWPIYDSNDVNAVTEIVMSGKWGNPDCGDEVARFESEFAAYCGSKYAITCVNGSVSLRLALIACGVKPGDEVIVPPYTFITTASSVIECNCVPVFVDIDADTYNISPAAIEAAITERTKAIIPVHFGGLACDMDAIMDIAKRHGLRVIEDAAHAHGAEYKGKKLGSIGDVGSFSFQSSKNLTSGEGGIVITNDDELYAMMRSLRNVGRIEGGQWYDHYNPGCNYRTTQMQAVLLSQQLKRLEMQTQKRNDNGLFLNELLSNIRGLMPLTRSEAITLHCYHIYIFKYDASEFGGLSRNDFAAMLAAEGVPSFKGYPHPLYKQPLFQNKNFMCYAIPDHVDYTQVHCPNAEQACSEAIWILQHALLGEKEDMQAFAQAILKIQRAIC, from the coding sequence ATGAGCGAAAAACTAGCAATACATGGCGGCTCAAAAGCCGTGGACAAAGAATTTCCCTGGCCGATCTATGATAGCAATGACGTAAATGCGGTCACGGAGATCGTCATGAGCGGAAAATGGGGAAATCCGGATTGCGGTGACGAGGTCGCGAGGTTCGAAAGTGAATTTGCCGCCTATTGTGGAAGCAAATATGCCATTACCTGTGTAAATGGCTCCGTGTCGCTCCGTCTCGCATTGATTGCCTGCGGCGTAAAACCGGGCGACGAAGTAATCGTTCCGCCTTATACGTTTATCACAACAGCTTCATCAGTTATCGAATGCAACTGCGTTCCGGTGTTTGTGGATATCGATGCCGACACTTATAACATAAGTCCGGCAGCGATAGAAGCTGCTATTACTGAGCGCACAAAGGCTATCATTCCCGTTCATTTCGGTGGGCTCGCCTGTGATATGGATGCCATTATGGACATTGCAAAAAGGCATGGGCTGCGCGTTATTGAAGATGCCGCGCACGCCCATGGTGCCGAATATAAGGGGAAAAAGCTAGGCTCAATAGGCGATGTGGGAAGTTTCAGCTTCCAATCATCCAAAAACCTGACCTCCGGCGAAGGCGGGATTGTGATCACAAATGATGATGAGTTATATGCCATGATGCGCTCCCTGCGGAATGTCGGGCGCATTGAAGGCGGTCAATGGTATGATCACTACAATCCCGGCTGCAATTACAGGACAACCCAAATGCAAGCCGTGCTGCTCTCACAGCAGTTGAAGAGGCTGGAAATGCAAACGCAAAAGAGGAATGATAATGGTCTTTTTCTGAATGAATTACTGTCGAATATAAGAGGCTTAATGCCACTAACCCGCAGTGAGGCCATCACGTTGCATTGCTATCATATCTATATCTTTAAATACGACGCCAGTGAATTTGGCGGCTTATCAAGAAACGATTTTGCAGCAATGCTGGCAGCAGAAGGCGTTCCCAGTTTCAAAGGTTATCCGCATCCGTTATACAAGCAGCCCCTTTTTCAGAACAAAAACTTCATGTGCTACGCTATCCCAGACCACGTAGATTACACCCAGGTCCATTGCCCTAACGCCGAACAAGCGTGCTCCGAGGCTATCTGGATCCTCCAACATGCACTACTAGGCGAAAAGGAAGATATGCAAGCTTTCGCACAGGCGATCTTGAAAATCCAGCGGGCAATTTGCTGA